One window of the Marmota flaviventris isolate mMarFla1 chromosome 2, mMarFla1.hap1, whole genome shotgun sequence genome contains the following:
- the Prmt5 gene encoding protein arginine N-methyltransferase 5 isoform X1, with the protein MAAMAVGGAGGSRVSSGRDLNCVPEIADTLGAVAKQGFDFLCMPVFHPRFKREFTQEPAKNRPGPQTRSDLLLSGRDWNTLIVGKLSPWIHPDSKVEKIRRNSEAAMLQELNFGAYLGLPAFLLPLNQEDNTNLARVLTNHIHTGHHSSMFWMRVPLVAPEDLRDDIIENAPTTHTEEYSGEEKTWMWWHNFRTLCDYSKRIAVALEIGADLPSNHVIDRWLGEPIKAAILPTSIFLTNKKGFPVLSKVHQRLIFRLLKLEVQFIITGTNHHSEKEFCSYLQYLEYLSQNRPPPNAYELFAKGYEDYLQSPLQPLMDNLESQTYEVFEKDPIKYSQYQQAIYKCLLDRVPEEEKDTNVQVLMVLGAGRGPLVNASLRAAKQADRRIKLYAVEKNPNAVVTLENWQFEEWGSQVTVVSSDMREWVAPEKADIIVSELLGSFADNELSPECLDGAQHFLKDDGVSIPGEYTSFLAPISSSKLYNEVRACREKDRDPEAQFEMPYVVRLHNFHQLSAPQPCFTFSHPNRDPMIDNNRYCTLEFPVEVNTVLHGFAGYFETVLYQDITLSIRPETHSPGMFSWFPILFPIKQPITVREGQTICVRFWRCSNSKKVWYEWAVTAPVCSAIHNPTGRSYTIGL; encoded by the exons ATGGCGGCGATGGCGGTCGGTGGTGCTGGTGGGAGCCGCGTGTCCAGCGGGAGGGACCTGAATTGCGTCCCCGAAATAGCTGACACATTGGGGGCTGTGGCCAAGCAGGG GTTTGATTTCCTCTGCATGCCTGTCTTCCACCCGCGTTTCAAGAGGGAGTTCACTCAGGAACCTGCTAAGAATCGGCCTGGCCCCCAGACACGATCAGACCTACTGCTGTCAGGAAGGG ACTGGAATACGCTAATTGTGGGAAAGCTTTCCCCATGGATTCATCCAGACTCCAAAGTGGAGAAGATCCGCAGGAACTCTGAGGCG GCTATGTTACAGGAGCTGAATTTTGGGGCATATCTGGGTCTTCCAGCTTTCCTGCTGCCCCTTAATCAGGAAGATAATACAAACCTGGCCAGAGTTTTGACCAACCACATCCACACTGGCCACCATTCCTCCATG TTCTGGATGCGGGTACCCTTGGTGGCACCAGAGGACCTGAGAGATGATATAATTGAGAATGCACCAACTACACACACAGAAGAGTACAGTGGAGAGGAGAAGACTTGGATGTG GTGGCACAACTTCCGGACTTTATGTGACTATAGCAAGAGGATTGCAGTAG CTCTTGAAATTGGGGCTGACCTGCCCTCTAATCATGTCATTGATCGTTGGCTTGGGGAGCCCATCAAAGCAGCCATTCTCCCTACTAGCATTTTCCTGACCAACAAGAAGGGATTTCCTGTTCTTTCTAAGGTGCACCAGAGGTTGATATTCCGGCTCCTCAAG TTGGAGGTGCAGTTCATCATCACAGGCACCAACCACCACTCAGAGAAGGAGTTTTGCTCTTACCTCCAGTACTTGGAATACTTAAGCCAGAACCGCCCTCCACCCAATGCCTATGAACTCTTTGCCAAGGGCTATGAAGACTATCTGCAGTCCCCACTCCAG CCACTAATGGATAATCTAGAATCTCAGACATATGAAGTATTTGAAAAGGATCCTATCAAATACTCCCAGTACCAGCAG GCCATCTATAAATGTCTGCTAGACCGAGTACCGGAAGAGGAGAAGGATACCAACGTCCA GGTTCTAATGGTGCTGGGAGCAGGCCGGGGTCCCCTGGTGAATGCTTCCCTGCGGGCAGCCAAGCAGGCTGACCGGCGGATAAAGCTGTACGCTGTGGAGAAGAACCCAAATGCTGTGGTGAC GCTAGAGAACTGGCAGTTTGAAGAATGGGGAAGCCAAGTGACAGTAGTCTCATCAGACATGCGGGAATGGGTGGCTCCAGAGAAAGCAGACATCATTGTCAGTGAGCTTCTGGGTTCCTTTGCTGACAATGAACTGTCACCTGAGTGCCTGGATGGAGCACAGCACTTTCTGAAAG ATGATGGTGTGAGCATCCCTGGGGAGTACACCTCTTTTTTGgctcccatctcctcctccaaGCTGTACAATGAAGTCCGAGCCTGTCGGGAAAAGGACCGTGACCCCGAG GCCCAGTTTGAGATGCCTTATGTGGTACGGCTGCACAACTTTCACCAGCTGTCTGCGCCCCAGCCCTGTTTCACCTTCAGCCATCCCAACAGAG ATCCTATGATTGACAACAACCGTTACTGTACCTTGGAGTTTCCTGTGGAAGTGAACACTGTGCTACATGGGTTTGCAGGCTACTTTGAGACTGTGCTTTATCAGGACATCACTCTGA GTATTCGTCCAGAGACTCACTCTCCTGGGATGTTCTCATGGTTTCCCATCCTATTCCCCATTAAG CAGCCCATTACGGTGCGTGAAGGCCAGACCATCTGTGTGCGTTTCTGGAGATGCAGCAATTCCAAGAAGGTGTGGTATGAGTGGGCTGTGACAGCACCAGTCTGTTCTGCTATTCACAACCCCACAGGTCGCTCATATACTATTGGCCTCTAG
- the Prmt5 gene encoding protein arginine N-methyltransferase 5 isoform X2 encodes MLQELNFGAYLGLPAFLLPLNQEDNTNLARVLTNHIHTGHHSSMFWMRVPLVAPEDLRDDIIENAPTTHTEEYSGEEKTWMWWHNFRTLCDYSKRIAVALEIGADLPSNHVIDRWLGEPIKAAILPTSIFLTNKKGFPVLSKVHQRLIFRLLKLEVQFIITGTNHHSEKEFCSYLQYLEYLSQNRPPPNAYELFAKGYEDYLQSPLQPLMDNLESQTYEVFEKDPIKYSQYQQAIYKCLLDRVPEEEKDTNVQVLMVLGAGRGPLVNASLRAAKQADRRIKLYAVEKNPNAVVTLENWQFEEWGSQVTVVSSDMREWVAPEKADIIVSELLGSFADNELSPECLDGAQHFLKDDGVSIPGEYTSFLAPISSSKLYNEVRACREKDRDPEAQFEMPYVVRLHNFHQLSAPQPCFTFSHPNRDPMIDNNRYCTLEFPVEVNTVLHGFAGYFETVLYQDITLSIRPETHSPGMFSWFPILFPIKQPITVREGQTICVRFWRCSNSKKVWYEWAVTAPVCSAIHNPTGRSYTIGL; translated from the exons ATGTTACAGGAGCTGAATTTTGGGGCATATCTGGGTCTTCCAGCTTTCCTGCTGCCCCTTAATCAGGAAGATAATACAAACCTGGCCAGAGTTTTGACCAACCACATCCACACTGGCCACCATTCCTCCATG TTCTGGATGCGGGTACCCTTGGTGGCACCAGAGGACCTGAGAGATGATATAATTGAGAATGCACCAACTACACACACAGAAGAGTACAGTGGAGAGGAGAAGACTTGGATGTG GTGGCACAACTTCCGGACTTTATGTGACTATAGCAAGAGGATTGCAGTAG CTCTTGAAATTGGGGCTGACCTGCCCTCTAATCATGTCATTGATCGTTGGCTTGGGGAGCCCATCAAAGCAGCCATTCTCCCTACTAGCATTTTCCTGACCAACAAGAAGGGATTTCCTGTTCTTTCTAAGGTGCACCAGAGGTTGATATTCCGGCTCCTCAAG TTGGAGGTGCAGTTCATCATCACAGGCACCAACCACCACTCAGAGAAGGAGTTTTGCTCTTACCTCCAGTACTTGGAATACTTAAGCCAGAACCGCCCTCCACCCAATGCCTATGAACTCTTTGCCAAGGGCTATGAAGACTATCTGCAGTCCCCACTCCAG CCACTAATGGATAATCTAGAATCTCAGACATATGAAGTATTTGAAAAGGATCCTATCAAATACTCCCAGTACCAGCAG GCCATCTATAAATGTCTGCTAGACCGAGTACCGGAAGAGGAGAAGGATACCAACGTCCA GGTTCTAATGGTGCTGGGAGCAGGCCGGGGTCCCCTGGTGAATGCTTCCCTGCGGGCAGCCAAGCAGGCTGACCGGCGGATAAAGCTGTACGCTGTGGAGAAGAACCCAAATGCTGTGGTGAC GCTAGAGAACTGGCAGTTTGAAGAATGGGGAAGCCAAGTGACAGTAGTCTCATCAGACATGCGGGAATGGGTGGCTCCAGAGAAAGCAGACATCATTGTCAGTGAGCTTCTGGGTTCCTTTGCTGACAATGAACTGTCACCTGAGTGCCTGGATGGAGCACAGCACTTTCTGAAAG ATGATGGTGTGAGCATCCCTGGGGAGTACACCTCTTTTTTGgctcccatctcctcctccaaGCTGTACAATGAAGTCCGAGCCTGTCGGGAAAAGGACCGTGACCCCGAG GCCCAGTTTGAGATGCCTTATGTGGTACGGCTGCACAACTTTCACCAGCTGTCTGCGCCCCAGCCCTGTTTCACCTTCAGCCATCCCAACAGAG ATCCTATGATTGACAACAACCGTTACTGTACCTTGGAGTTTCCTGTGGAAGTGAACACTGTGCTACATGGGTTTGCAGGCTACTTTGAGACTGTGCTTTATCAGGACATCACTCTGA GTATTCGTCCAGAGACTCACTCTCCTGGGATGTTCTCATGGTTTCCCATCCTATTCCCCATTAAG CAGCCCATTACGGTGCGTGAAGGCCAGACCATCTGTGTGCGTTTCTGGAGATGCAGCAATTCCAAGAAGGTGTGGTATGAGTGGGCTGTGACAGCACCAGTCTGTTCTGCTATTCACAACCCCACAGGTCGCTCATATACTATTGGCCTCTAG